In the Candidatus Krumholzibacteriia bacterium genome, CGTGAAGCGGTCGAAGGGGATCTCGACGTCGGTCCAGGTGTCCGGGGCCTCGAAGGGAGCCGCGTAGTGCTGCCACGGGCGGCGGGTGTCGTCGGTGCGCAGGTGCACGTAGTAGCCGTCGCCGTTGCCGCGCACCCGTAATCGAATGGCGCGGTACGCGCTCGCGTCGAGCGGCCCGCCGCTGCCGTCCAGCGGCAGGGCGACCTGCACGAAGCCGCCGTTGTTCTCCAGGCGCACCTCGCCGCTCATGTGCAGGTGCGGGGTGTCGGCGTCGCCGCGGCGCTCGACGCTCATGTCGCTCACCCCGCCCATGACCCGGTCGGTGAAGCCGGTCCAGCGCGCGCCCCAGGTCGACACGCCCAGGGAATCTCCGAAGTCGTCGAGTACGAGCGGGGGAACGGTCATGGCGGATCCGATCACCAGGAGCAGCAGGGCGGTGAACACGACGGGACACTCCTCGGTCCGGGGTCTCCCGTCGAGTTCGGCGCGACGTCGGCGGCGGATGCGCCGGCGACGCCGGCTACACCGGCCAGCTCACGAAGAGCGAGACGCGCATCGCCCGCAAGGTCTTCAGGTCGTCGTCGTAGCCGTCCGGGAGCTGCGGCCGGTTCGCGCGGTAGGTGGCGTCGAAGTCGGTGACCGCGTCGTCGGCCGTGTACGGTTGCCCGTCGAGCTCGATGTGGTAGCCGCCGATGTTGAGCCACTT is a window encoding:
- a CDS encoding CIA30 family protein, coding for MFTALLLLVIGSAMTVPPLVLDDFGDSLGVSTWGARWTGFTDRVMGGVSDMSVERRGDADTPHLHMSGEVRLENNGGFVQVALPLDGSGGPLDASAYRAIRLRVRGNGDGYYVHLRTDDTRRPWQHYAAPFEAPDTWTDVEIPFDRFT